Part of the Azospirillum formosense genome is shown below.
ATGTCGGTCGGCGCGTCGTTGGATCAGCAGTGGGCCCGCATCCGGGGTCGCCTCAAGGACGAGGTGGGCGAGATCGCCTTCCGCAGCTGGCTGCAGCCGCTTTCCTTCGCCGGAATCCGCGGCGGGGAGGTGCGCATCGTCGTGCCCACCCGCTTCATGCGCGACTGGGTGCTGACCCATTACGCCGACCGCATCCGCAACCTGTGGGCCGGCGAGAATCCGGACGTCCTGTCGATCGACGTCGTGGTGGCCTCCGCCAACGCCCCGTCCATGCTGACGGCCGACGAGGACGCGGGCGAGGCGCCGCGCGACTCCGATCCGGCCGACGGCGCCGGCGGCGGCCCGGTTCCCCCGGCGCCCGCCCCGCGGGCCGCTGCGCTCAGCCAATCCGCGTCCTATGGGGCCACCTCCTACATCGGGTCCTCCTATTCGGCGGGGCCGCCCTCCTTCGCGTCGGACGAGTCGCCCACGGCGGTCGCCTCGGTGCTGGAGGACCGGACCGACATCTCCGCGCCGCTGGACCCCCGCTTCACCTTCGAGAATTTCGTGGTGGGCAAGCCGAACGAGCTGGCCCACGCCGCCGCCCGGCGCGTCGCCGACGCCACCTCGGTCACCTTCAACCCGCTGTTCCTCTATGGCGGCGTCGGGCTGGGCAAGACCCACCTGATGCACGCCATCGCCTGGCAGATCCGGCGGAACGATCCGAACCGCAAGGTGATCTACCTGTCGGCGGAAAAGTTCATGTACCAGTTCATCCGGGCGCTGCGCTTCAAGGACACCATGGCCTTCAAGCAGCAGTTCCGCTCGGTGGACGTGCTGATGATCGACGACGTGCAGTTCATCAGCGGCAAGGACAGCACCCAGGAGGAGTTCTTCCACACCTTCAACGCGCTGGTGGACCAGAACCGCCAGGTCATCATCTCGGCCGACAAGAGCCCGTCCGACCTCGAAGGCATGGAGGAGCGGCTGCGCTCCCGCCTCGGCTGGGGGCTCGTCGCCGACATCCACCCGACCACCTACGAGCTGCGGCTGGGCATCCTGCAGGCCAAGGCGGACGCGCTGAACGCGGCCATCCCGCTGAAGGTGCTGGAGTTCCTCGCCCACAAGATCACGTCCAACGTGCGCGAGCTGGAAGGGGCGCTGAACCGCATCGTCGCGCACGCCGAGCTGGTCGGCCGGGCCATCTCGCTGGAATCGACGCAGGAGGTGCTGCACGACCTGCTGCGCGCCAACGACCGCCGCGTCACCATCGACGAGATCCAGAAGCGGGTGGCGGAGCATTTCAACATCCGCGTCGCCGACATGCATTCGGCCCGCCGCGCCCGCGCCGTGGCCCGCCCGCGGCAGGTCGCCATGTACCTCGCCAAGCAGCTCACCGCCCGCTCCCTGCCGGAGATCGGACGCAAGTTCGGCGGGCGCGACCACACCACCGTGATGCACGCGGTGAAGAAGGTGGAGGAGCTGCGCACCACCGACCCCGCCTTCGCCGAGGACGTGGAGCTTCTCCGCCGCATGCTGGAGAGCTGAGCCAGTCCGGCTGCCGGGTCCAGAGGACGGGCCCGGAAGACGGCGGGCGGCGGCGAATGCCCCTGCAAAAATGATGGTATTTTATACAAAACCCTTGTAAACACCCCGCGGGTGCCTGCAAGGGGTGGCTGCCATGAATTCCGGCTCAACCGCGGAGACGAACGTCCTCGTCGCCGACGATTCCTCCGTTGTCCGGAACATCCTGAAAAACCATCTTGAGGCGTACGGCTACCGGGTTCTGCTGGCCCGCGACGGGCGCGAGGCGCTGGACCTCTACCATCTCCACGACATCCATATCCTGATCACCGATCTGGAGATGCCGCGGATGGACGGGCTGGAACTGTGCTGGCTGATCCGGGCGGAGGACGACCAGCACCGGACCTTCTCCATCCTGATGACCGCCAACGACGACATCCAGCGCCGGATCGAGGCGTTCGACGCCGGCGCCGACGAGTTCCTGACCAAGCCCATCGACATGCCCATGCTGCGCGCCCGTGTGCGCGCCGGCGAACGCATCACCCGCACCCATCGGGTGATGTCGGAGATGCTGAACACCGATTATCTGACCGGCGTCCTGAACCGCCGCCGCTTCATGGAGCGGCTGGAGCAGCAGCACCGGCTGCTTCAAGGCGGAAACGGAACGGACAAGGCCGTGCCCTTCGCCGTCGCGCTGTTCGACATCGACCATTTCAAGCGCGTCAACGACACCTACGGCCACTCCAACGGCGACCTCGCGCTGACTCTGTTCGCCCAGACCTGCGCGGCCCGCGTGCCGCCCGGCGGCTTCCTCGGCCGCATGGGCGGGGAGGAGTTCTGCATGGTCCTGCCGGCCCCGCAGGTCGAGACGGCCATCGCCAAGGTGGAGGAGATCCGCGTGGCGACGGAGGCGCTGACCGCCCGGACCGCCGAGGGCGCGCTGTTCGCCTTCACCGTCAGCGTCGGCATCTGCCCGGCGGACGGGACGGAGACGGTGGCCGACCTGATCAAGCGGGCCGACGAGTCGCTCTACTTCGCGAAGAACAGCGGGCGCAACCGCACCGTGGTCTGCGGCATCGACGGTGTGGTGGTGAAGGCCCGGTTCTACGTGATGTAGCGTCCGGACGGCCCGGGGGCGTTACAGGCCGATGAAGTTTGCGCCCACGCCCGCTTGAGCCATGGACGGCGCCCGGATATCGCGGCACAGTTGCCGCTGCGGCGGAGTCCGGCCGGACCGGTCCCGCGACCGGCCCCGCGATCGGCGTGGCCGGATGATTTCGGGCCAATAAGAAAAGGGGAGAGCAGGTGCCATGACCAAGGTTCCGGAAACCACCAGCCTGGAACAGCGCTCAAGCGCCGAGACGCAGCGCGCCGCCAAGGGCTTCACCCGCCGCCTGCTGCTCCAGGGTGCGGCCGCCGTGGCGGGCGTCGCCTCGGTCGGCCCCTTCGTCCTGCGCGAGGGCCGGGCCGCGTCGGGCAGCGTCAAGATCTTCTCCTGGGCCGGCTACATCAGCCCGGACATGCTGGCCGACTTCGAGAAGAAGACCGGCATCAAGGCCAGCCTGACCGAATACGGCACCAACGACGAGCTGCTGAACCAGCTCAAGGCCACCGGCGGCGCCGGCTTCGACATCATCCATCCCACGGTGGACCGCGTGCCGAACTATGTGGAGTTCGAGCTGGTCCAGCCGCTGGACGAATCGAAGGTCAAGTGGGACGGCTGCCTGAAGTCGGCGGTCGAGGGCTCCGCCGCCATGGGCGGCGTGGTCGGCGGCAAGCGTTTCTTCGCCCCCGCCGACTGGGGGACGGAGGCCATCGCCTACGATCAGGCCAAGGCGCCTCTGACCTACGGCACCGCCAGCTACGGCGACCTGTGGAAGCCGGAGCACGCCGGCAAGGTGACGGTGCGCGGCCATTCCGGCCTGATCGGCATCGGCCTGTGGCTGGAAGGCCAGGGCAAGCTGCCCCACCCGATCCGCGAGCAGTTCAAGGACGAGGCGAAGGCGCGCGCCAACTTCGACGCGATCCTTCAGGTCGCCGCCGCCCACAAGAAGGCCATCGGCCAGTTCTGGTCGAACGAGAACGAGGCCCAGGGCGCCTTCCGCACCAACGGCTGCGTCATCGGCCAGACCTGGGATTCCTCCGCCGTCGCCCTGCGCAAGGAGGGGCTGCCGGTCCGCTTCCTGGCGCCCAAGGAAGGCGCGCTGGCCTGGATGGAGGGCTTCGCGATCCCGGCCAAGGCGGTGAACCTGGAGCAGGCCTACGCCTGGATCAACTGGTTCTACACGCCGGAGGCGGGCGCCCTCTACACCAACCATTCCGGCATCTCCAGCACGGCGGTCGGGGCGGAGGCGCATCTGTCCGACCTGAACAAGCAGTTCTTCGCCGACGCCTATCCGGGCGACGCGCTGCAGAAGCTGTGGTGGTGGCCGATCCAGGAGGCCTGGTACGTCTCCATCCGCAACGAGTACCAGGACCGCTTCCTGGCCGCGTGATAAATACCCTCTCTTGCCCCCTAGTGTCCCCTCTCCCCTCTGGGGAGAGGGTTAGGGTGAGGGGGGTGCGCCTGCTGGCGCATTCCCGTTTTCCATTCAGGTGCCTATGAGTCAGGACGTCCAGCTCGAGTCCGTCACCATGCGGTTCGGTTCCGTCACCGCCGTCCGCGACGTGTCGCTGACGGTCGGGGCGGGGGAATTCTTCAGTTTCCTCGGCCCGTCGGGCTGCGGGAAGACCACCATCCTGCGCATGGTCTCCGGCTTCATGGAGCCGACGGAGGGCGCCATCCGCATCGGCGGCCGGGACATGCGCGGCATCGGCCCGAACAAGCGCCCGACCGCGCTGATCTTCCAGAACCTCGCCCTGTTCCCGCTGATGACGGTGGCGGAGAACATCGGCTTCGGGCTGGAGGTGCGCGGCGTGCCCTCGGCGGAGCGCCAGGGGCGGGTGCGCAAGCTGCTCGACCTCGTGGCCCTGCCGGACGCCGCGGAGAAGAAGGTGACGGAGCTGTCGGGCGGCCAGCGCCAGCGCATCGCCATCGCCCGCGCGCTGGCCGTGGAGCCCGCCGTCCTGCTGCTGGACGAGCCGCTGTCGGCGCTCGACCTCAAGCTGCGCCAGCACATGCGCGCGGAGCTGCGCGACCTGCAGAAGCGGACCGGCGTGACCTTCATCTACATCACCCACGACCAGGGCGAGGCGCTGACCATGTCCGACCGGATCGGCGTGATGTCCAGGGGCGTTCTGGAGCAGGTGGGCGACGGCCGGGCCATCTACGACCATCCGGAAACCGCCTTCGTCGCCTCCTTCGTGGGGGAGAACAACCGCTTCGCCGGCACCGTCGCCGAGTCGGCGGGGGGCATGGCCGTTCTGGACACGCCCCGCGGCCGTCTGGTCGGGCGCAACCCGCGCCGCCTGTCGCCCGGCGACCGCGCCACCCTGTTCGTCCGGCCGGAGCGCATGGCGGCGGGGGCGGGAGCGGAGAACGCGCTGGAGGCGCGGGTCACCCACCGGGATTTCGAGGGCGCCTTCATCAACGCCTTCCTGGAGGGCGGCATCACCGTCCAGGTTCCGCATCTCGGCGACGAGCCGCCGCTGACCCCCGGCGAGCCCGCCCGCATCGCCTTCCGGGCGGAGGACGCCGTGGTGCTGCCGGACGCGCCGGCGTAACGCCGCTCAGCGATCCACCGGGACAACCGCGCGGAAGGGCACCTTCTCGAAGTCGCTGACCAGCGCGTCCAGCCGCACCGCCCAGGACCCGGCCACCGGCAGCGTCACCCCGTCGGCCGCGTAGACGCCGGGCGCCACCTTGGGCAGGGGGCGGGTGATGCCCTCGATCCCGGCGGCGGGCAGGGCCAGCTCCGCCGACACCTCCAACACGTCGAGCGGCGCGCCGTCCGGCCCCGTCAGGCGCATCTCGACGCGGTTCGCTCCCGGTGTGGCCGGGGTCACCGTCACGATGGCCGTGCGGCCGCGCGCCACGACCGCGGTGCTGAAGCCCGCCGGCTTCTCGGCGAAGACCGGCGGGGCCTGGGTGCGCGGCGGCGGGGTGGTGCCCAGCCCGGCGGTGAACAGGATGACCAGCCCCGCCACCACCATCTCCGTGTGGACGCTGGCGCGCAGCCGGGCCGCGGCCTGTCCGCCCATGACCTCCAGCCGCGGCGTCAGCCGCCACCGGTTGACGGCGGCCAGCGCCAGCAGGGCCAGCGCGCAGACGATCTTGCCGGTCCAGATCTGGCCGTAGGCGGTGGTCAGGATGGCGCGCGGATCGGCGAGCTGCAGCGCGCTCAGCCCCGCCCCGGCCAGCAGCAGGAGGGCCACCGCCGGAACCGCGACGGCCGAGAAGCGGCGGACCAGCCGCAGCGACTCCGCCGGCGGCTCCGTCCGCAGCAGCACGGCCAGCGGCCAGAAGCTGCCGATCCAGAAGGCCACCGCCAGTCCGTGCAAGGCGACCAGCGGCACGCTGAGCCAGCGCGGCTCCGCCGTCGCGGCGTGGCCGGTGGCGGCCAGCGCCAGCGCCGCCCCGACCGCTCCGCCCACCAGCAGGACGCGGCCCGCTGTTCCCCGCTCCTCCAGCGCCAGCCCCAGAGCGGCGGCGATCAGGCTGAGCAGGGCCAGGACGGCGCTCGGCCCCGCCGTGCTGGTCATGCCGGCGACCCAGGGCGGGGCGCTGGCCAGGGCGGACAGCGGCGCCCCTTCCAGAACCGCGCCGGCCAGCCCGGCGTTCAACACCGCCACCAGGGCGGCGCCGCCGACGCCCAGGCACAGGCCGGGGCGCAGGCGGCGGTTCAGCGGACTCCACCGTCCCGCCACCAGCACCAGGAACAGCCCGCCCCCCACCGCCGCGAGCAGGCTTCCGTAATGCAGCGCCCGGACCGCCGCCGCGGCCAGCAGCGTGGCCGGCGGCGTCGCGCCGCCCAGCTCCGCCGGTCGTTCCGGCTCCGCACCGATCCCGAACAGGAGCGACCCCGCGACCGGATGGCCGTCCGCCGAGCTGACGCGGTAGCTGAGGACATGGGTTCCCACCGCCAGCCCGCCGGGCAGGGCGACGCGCAGCGCCCCGTCCCCGGCGGCGGAAGCGGCGGGCAGGGGAAGCTCGACCCCGCCGGGGCCGATCAGCTTCACCGACACCGGCCGCACCGGTTCGTTGAAGCGCAGCATGGCCTCGGCGGGCGGGCTGTCGAGCCGCGCCCCGTCCTCCGGGGCGCTCTCGACCAGCACGGCATGCGCCAGGGCCGGCACGGACAGGGACAGCAGCATCAGGGCGGCGATCCACCCCACGACCAGCCGGCGCATGCGTTTCCCCTTCTCTTACGGCTTGGCGGTCAGGGTGACGCCGGGGGCCGGCTCCTTGTAATCGTGGTCGGTCTTGCCCGGCTCCGGGATCTCGATCCAGCGGTGCACGCCGGTCTCGCACTCCTGCACCACGGGGAAATAGACCACGGTGCCGGGGGCGGCGTCGGGCAGGCGGGCGCGGAAGACGAACTCGTCGTAATGGGCGTCGGGCAGCGAACCGCCGGTCCAGGCGATCTCGGTGACGCCCTTGCTCAGCGATTCGCCGTAGTAATCATAGGCCTTGGCGTATTGGCCTTCCTTGGTCGTCAGGGTCCAGCCGGGCTTGGGCATCGGCTTGACCGCGATGACCCCCTCCGGGATCTGCACGCGCAGGGCGACGGTGGGGGAGGCGCCGCAGCCATGGCCGACGCGCAGCACGCCCTTGTAGGTGCTGGCGGCCGGGGCCTGCTTGGTCTCCAGCGTGGTGTGGGCGAGGGCGGCGGCAACGGGCAGGCAGGTCAGGACAGCAGCAGCCAACAGGGCGCCGCGGGTGTTGCGGATCATGGGTGATCTCCGGTGTGAGCACAGGCGCCGGATTTGGCCGTAGGGCCTGGTTCCGACCGACGGCGTCTCCGTTTCCGCAGCGGCCCCACCCCAGCCCTCCCGCTCTCGGCGGACCGTAGGTCCGCCTGCCGCGTCAGCGCAAACCTTCGGTTTGCGCGAGAGCTTCGCGGGAGAGGGTGCCTTGCGCGAAGCGGGGGCAGTCCCCTCCACCTCGAAGAGGGGGAAGGTTGGGGAGTGGGCACCGTCAGCGACGACGGGAAGAGAAACGGTCGCGTGTCGGAAAAGGCCGTTCAGCCGCAGGTCCGCGCCTGTGAATGCGTGTGTGTCTGCGAGGGAACTCGGTCAGACACCCACCGGAGGCGCCCGGGCGGAGAAGGCGCGCGGGGCGCGCCCGGCGCCGGCCTCGTCGTCCGCCGGCAACGGAACGGCGGCCAGAACGATCCCGGCCGGGGGCAGCGGCGCCGGCGCCATGGCCGGACCCAGCAGTGAGCCGCCGCCCAGCGACAGGCAGATCGGGCAATAGGTGACGTGGCCCGGCGTGCCGTCGGGAACGCGGCCATGGTCGGTGTGCGGCGCGGCGGAGGCGTCGGGTGCTGCGCCGGAATGGCAGATCGAGCCGGCCATGGTGAAGGGCACCGACTCCGCCAGCATCTTGGCCAGCGGCGCCGGGACGTGGGTGGCCATGACCAGGGCGTGGAAGACCAGCACCAGCGCGGCGACCCACGCTGTTGCCTCTCTCATCACGCCGGATGTCCGCCATGCACGCATGACCCCACTATGGGCACAGTCCGGGGACCGAAAAAAGACAATAAAATTGTGGTTATTGGACGGGGCATGGCCCCGCTTGCGCTCCGGCCCGGGGTCGTGAGAGTCTTTCGATCCTGGTATATCGGCGGGTTGGGGGAGTGGTCATGGGCGGCGTGCTGCGCCGGTACGGTCCGGTTCTGACCGCGGCGATCCTGCTGGCGGTGGCCGCGTGGCTTCTGTTGCTGGTCGTGCTGCCGCAATTGCTGATGGTGGATTTCTCCTTCCGACCGTCGCTGCCGCCCAGCAAGGCCGGCGGGCCGGAGGACGTTTACACGCTGCGCAATTACGCGACGCTGTGGACCAACCAGATCCATCTGGCGATCTTCCTGAAGACGATCTGGGCGAGCAGCCTCGTCACCGCCGTCACGCTGGCCGTCTGCTACCCCGTCGCCTTCTACATGGCGCAGGTGGCGCCGCGGCGGCGTCTGCCGCTGCTCGTGTTGATGCTCGTCGTTCCCTTCTGGATCAACGAGCTGCTGCGCACCTTCGCCTGGTACATCATCCTGGCCTTCAACGGGCCGTTGAACGCGCTTCTGGTCGGGCTCGGCATTTTCTCGGAGCCGCAGCGGCTGCTCGGCGGCGACGCCGGGGTGATCATCGGGATGGTCTACGTCTACATCCTCTTCATGGTGTTCCCGATCATGAACGCCATGGAATCGCTGGACCGCAACCAGATCGAGGCGGCGCGCGACCTGGGGGCCGGCTGGCTGCGCATCCACCGCCGCATCGTCATCCCCCACGCCAAGCCGGGAATCGCGGTCGGCTGCATCATGACCTTCATGCTGGCGGCGGGCAGCTACGCCGTGCCGGCCCTGCTGGGCGGACCGCAGAGCCGCTGGTTCACCGAGGTCATCTACAACTGGTTCTTCGAGGGCGGGAACTGGAACCAGGGGGCGGCCTACGCCTTCATCCTGCTGATCCTGTGCATCGCCTTCATCCTGCTGATGATGCGGCTGTTCCGCGTCGGCCTCACGGATATTGCGAAATGATGGGGCCGAAATGACCGCCGCAACCTTCCGCCGCTGGGTCACCGGGGCCTATCTGGTCCTGTTCTTCGGCTATCTGTTCCTGCCGCTGGGGATCATGGCGGCGGCGACCTTCAACAGCAGCCGCTTCCCGACCATCACCCCCTGGATGGGCTTCACGCTGCAATGGTTCGGCGCCCTGTGGGCGGACCAGCGCATGTGGCAGGCGCTGGGCACCAGCCTGCTGGTCGGGGCGGGGGTGATCGCGGTGGCGGTGCCGCTGGGTTTGGCGGCGGCGCTGCTGCTCGACCGGCTGCACAGCCGGGCGCGGACCTTCCTCTACGCCGTGATGGTGTCGCCGCTGCTGACGCCGGGGGTGATCGTCGGCATCTCGACGCTGGTCTTCTGGCGGGAGTGGTTCGGGGTGACCGGCGGCCTGTTCCTGACCATCCTGGCCCAGTCCAGCTTCATCGCGGCCTACGCGATGCTGCTGTTCCTGGCGCGGCTGCAACGGTTCGATGCGACGCTGGAGGAGGCGGCGCTGGATCTGGGCGCCACCCACGGGCAGGTGTTCCGGCGGATCACGCTGCCCTATCTGACGCCGGCCATCCTGTCGGCGTCCTTCCTGGCCTTCCTGCAGAGCTTCGAGAACTACAACACGACGCTGTTCGTCCGCGGGCTGGACACCACGCTGACGGTCTACATCGCCTCGAAGGTGCGCACGGGCCTGACGCCCGCGGTCAACGCGCTGTCGCTGATCCTGATCGCGCTGACCATCCTGGGCGCCGTCGTCTACGAAATCCTGCGCCGGCGCGAAGCGCGCCGGCAGCCGGACCCCGCGTGACGGCGGCAGACCTTATTCTTCGCTTTCGTCCGCATCCGCTTCGATCTGGGCGGCCAGATCGCGCAGCATGTCGATGACGTCCTCGTGGCTGGTCTCGTCCACGGCGGTGTTCACGGCGGCCTCGATCATGGCGACGGCGATGTAGGGGCCGAGGACCCCGCCTTCCTTGATCGCCGCCTCGAGATGCTTCTCGGCGACCGACAGGGCCTTCTCAAAGAGGGCCTCGGCCGTCTGGTTGGTGCTGTCCTTGCTCATCTTGCGGTCCGTTGCGGGTGTTATGGTGCGACTCCTATAACACCGCCCCGCCCGGCTTGGCGCGGCAAATCGGGACGGTGCGGGGAATGACCGTCA
Proteins encoded:
- the dnaA gene encoding chromosomal replication initiator protein DnaA — encoded protein: MSVGASLDQQWARIRGRLKDEVGEIAFRSWLQPLSFAGIRGGEVRIVVPTRFMRDWVLTHYADRIRNLWAGENPDVLSIDVVVASANAPSMLTADEDAGEAPRDSDPADGAGGGPVPPAPAPRAAALSQSASYGATSYIGSSYSAGPPSFASDESPTAVASVLEDRTDISAPLDPRFTFENFVVGKPNELAHAAARRVADATSVTFNPLFLYGGVGLGKTHLMHAIAWQIRRNDPNRKVIYLSAEKFMYQFIRALRFKDTMAFKQQFRSVDVLMIDDVQFISGKDSTQEEFFHTFNALVDQNRQVIISADKSPSDLEGMEERLRSRLGWGLVADIHPTTYELRLGILQAKADALNAAIPLKVLEFLAHKITSNVRELEGALNRIVAHAELVGRAISLESTQEVLHDLLRANDRRVTIDEIQKRVAEHFNIRVADMHSARRARAVARPRQVAMYLAKQLTARSLPEIGRKFGGRDHTTVMHAVKKVEELRTTDPAFAEDVELLRRMLES
- a CDS encoding diguanylate cyclase → MNSGSTAETNVLVADDSSVVRNILKNHLEAYGYRVLLARDGREALDLYHLHDIHILITDLEMPRMDGLELCWLIRAEDDQHRTFSILMTANDDIQRRIEAFDAGADEFLTKPIDMPMLRARVRAGERITRTHRVMSEMLNTDYLTGVLNRRRFMERLEQQHRLLQGGNGTDKAVPFAVALFDIDHFKRVNDTYGHSNGDLALTLFAQTCAARVPPGGFLGRMGGEEFCMVLPAPQVETAIAKVEEIRVATEALTARTAEGALFAFTVSVGICPADGTETVADLIKRADESLYFAKNSGRNRTVVCGIDGVVVKARFYVM
- a CDS encoding extracellular solute-binding protein, which codes for MTKVPETTSLEQRSSAETQRAAKGFTRRLLLQGAAAVAGVASVGPFVLREGRAASGSVKIFSWAGYISPDMLADFEKKTGIKASLTEYGTNDELLNQLKATGGAGFDIIHPTVDRVPNYVEFELVQPLDESKVKWDGCLKSAVEGSAAMGGVVGGKRFFAPADWGTEAIAYDQAKAPLTYGTASYGDLWKPEHAGKVTVRGHSGLIGIGLWLEGQGKLPHPIREQFKDEAKARANFDAILQVAAAHKKAIGQFWSNENEAQGAFRTNGCVIGQTWDSSAVALRKEGLPVRFLAPKEGALAWMEGFAIPAKAVNLEQAYAWINWFYTPEAGALYTNHSGISSTAVGAEAHLSDLNKQFFADAYPGDALQKLWWWPIQEAWYVSIRNEYQDRFLAA
- a CDS encoding ABC transporter ATP-binding protein, translating into MSQDVQLESVTMRFGSVTAVRDVSLTVGAGEFFSFLGPSGCGKTTILRMVSGFMEPTEGAIRIGGRDMRGIGPNKRPTALIFQNLALFPLMTVAENIGFGLEVRGVPSAERQGRVRKLLDLVALPDAAEKKVTELSGGQRQRIAIARALAVEPAVLLLDEPLSALDLKLRQHMRAELRDLQKRTGVTFIYITHDQGEALTMSDRIGVMSRGVLEQVGDGRAIYDHPETAFVASFVGENNRFAGTVAESAGGMAVLDTPRGRLVGRNPRRLSPGDRATLFVRPERMAAGAGAENALEARVTHRDFEGAFINAFLEGGITVQVPHLGDEPPLTPGEPARIAFRAEDAVVLPDAPA
- a CDS encoding CopD family protein; its protein translation is MRRLVVGWIAALMLLSLSVPALAHAVLVESAPEDGARLDSPPAEAMLRFNEPVRPVSVKLIGPGGVELPLPAASAAGDGALRVALPGGLAVGTHVLSYRVSSADGHPVAGSLLFGIGAEPERPAELGGATPPATLLAAAAVRALHYGSLLAAVGGGLFLVLVAGRWSPLNRRLRPGLCLGVGGAALVAVLNAGLAGAVLEGAPLSALASAPPWVAGMTSTAGPSAVLALLSLIAAALGLALEERGTAGRVLLVGGAVGAALALAATGHAATAEPRWLSVPLVALHGLAVAFWIGSFWPLAVLLRTEPPAESLRLVRRFSAVAVPAVALLLLAGAGLSALQLADPRAILTTAYGQIWTGKIVCALALLALAAVNRWRLTPRLEVMGGQAAARLRASVHTEMVVAGLVILFTAGLGTTPPPRTQAPPVFAEKPAGFSTAVVARGRTAIVTVTPATPGANRVEMRLTGPDGAPLDVLEVSAELALPAAGIEGITRPLPKVAPGVYAADGVTLPVAGSWAVRLDALVSDFEKVPFRAVVPVDR
- a CDS encoding DUF1775 domain-containing protein, which produces MIRNTRGALLAAAVLTCLPVAAALAHTTLETKQAPAASTYKGVLRVGHGCGASPTVALRVQIPEGVIAVKPMPKPGWTLTTKEGQYAKAYDYYGESLSKGVTEIAWTGGSLPDAHYDEFVFRARLPDAAPGTVVYFPVVQECETGVHRWIEIPEPGKTDHDYKEPAPGVTLTAKP
- a CDS encoding DUF2946 family protein, which translates into the protein MREATAWVAALVLVFHALVMATHVPAPLAKMLAESVPFTMAGSICHSGAAPDASAAPHTDHGRVPDGTPGHVTYCPICLSLGGGSLLGPAMAPAPLPPAGIVLAAVPLPADDEAGAGRAPRAFSARAPPVGV
- a CDS encoding ABC transporter permease → MGGVLRRYGPVLTAAILLAVAAWLLLLVVLPQLLMVDFSFRPSLPPSKAGGPEDVYTLRNYATLWTNQIHLAIFLKTIWASSLVTAVTLAVCYPVAFYMAQVAPRRRLPLLVLMLVVPFWINELLRTFAWYIILAFNGPLNALLVGLGIFSEPQRLLGGDAGVIIGMVYVYILFMVFPIMNAMESLDRNQIEAARDLGAGWLRIHRRIVIPHAKPGIAVGCIMTFMLAAGSYAVPALLGGPQSRWFTEVIYNWFFEGGNWNQGAAYAFILLILCIAFILLMMRLFRVGLTDIAK
- a CDS encoding ABC transporter permease — protein: MTAATFRRWVTGAYLVLFFGYLFLPLGIMAAATFNSSRFPTITPWMGFTLQWFGALWADQRMWQALGTSLLVGAGVIAVAVPLGLAAALLLDRLHSRARTFLYAVMVSPLLTPGVIVGISTLVFWREWFGVTGGLFLTILAQSSFIAAYAMLLFLARLQRFDATLEEAALDLGATHGQVFRRITLPYLTPAILSASFLAFLQSFENYNTTLFVRGLDTTLTVYIASKVRTGLTPAVNALSLILIALTILGAVVYEILRRREARRQPDPA